A genomic region of Oncorhynchus mykiss isolate Arlee chromosome 2, USDA_OmykA_1.1, whole genome shotgun sequence contains the following coding sequences:
- the LOC118936893 gene encoding uncharacterized protein LOC118936893, whose product MFCAYFLYPLPRQIISVSTVLSPSFPNRLSLFLRFYHPLSQTDYLCSYGSITLFPQQIISVPTVLSPPFPNRLSLFLRFYHPSPNRFSVPTVLFPNRLSLFLRFYSPKYYLCSYGSITPFSNRLSLFLRFYHPSPNDYRCSYGSITPSPTDYLCSYGSITPPPTDYLRSFGSITPPPTDYLCSYGSIPQQIISVPTVLFPNRLSLLLWFYNPFLQQIISVPTVISPPPQQIPCFYGSITPPFPNRLSLFLQFYHPLPTDYLCFYGSITLFPQQFISVPTVLSPSFPNRLSLFLRFYHPLPNRLSLFLRFYHPLSPTDYLCSYGSITLFPQQIISVPTVLFPNRLFLFLRFYSPTDYLCSYSSITLFPQQIISVPTVLSPPPQQILCFYGSITPQPQQFISVPTVLSPPFSNRLSLFLRFYQPLPQQITSVPTVLFPNRLSLFLRFYSPTDYLCSYGSITPFPEQIISVPTVLSPPSPTDYLYFYGSITPFPQQIISVPTVLPPPFLQQITSVPNFLSSPPQQIISVPSVLSPLPNKLSLFLRFYSPTDYLSSYGSIPQQIISTPTVLSPPSPTDYLYFYGSITPSSTYSLFLRFYHLLSPTDYLYHPLSPTDYLCSYGSINPSPNRLPLFLRFYSPTDYLCSYGSIPQQITSVPTVLSPPFPNRLSLFLRFYHPLPQQIISTSTVLSPPFPNRLSLFLRFYHPPFSNRLPLFLIFYHPLPNRLSLFLRFYHPFQTNYLCSYGSIPQQIISTPTVLSPPSPTDYLYFYGSITPSSTYSLFLRFYHLLSPTDYLCSYGSITLFSQQILCSYGSITPFPNRLPLFLRFYHPLSQTDYLCSYGSITPFPNRLSLLLRFYNPLLNIFPVSTVLSPSFPNRLCLLLRFYHPLPQQIISTSTVL is encoded by the exons TTCTATATCCCCTCCCCCGACAGATTATCTCTGTTTCTACGGTTCTATCACCCTCTTTCcccaacagattatctctgttccTACGGTTCTATCACCCCCTTTCCCAaacagattatctctgttccTACGGTTCTATCACCCTCTTTCCTcaacagattatctctgttccTACGGTTCTATCACCCCCTTTCCCAaacagattatctctgttcctacggttctatcacccctcccccaacagattctctgttcctacggttctattccccaacagattatctctgttccTACGGTTCTATTCCCCAAAATATTATCTCTGCTCCTATGGTTCTATAACCCCTTTCtccaacagattatctctgttccTACGGTTCTATCACCCCTCCCCAAACGATTATCGCTGTTCCTACGGTTCTATCACCCCCTCcccaacagattatctctgttccTACGGTTCTATCACCCCTCCCCCAACAGATTATCTCCGTTCATTCGGTTCTATCACCCCTCCcccaacagattatctctgttcctacggttctattccccaacagattatctctgttccTACGGTTCTATTCCCCAacag ATTATCTCTGCTCCTATGGTTCTATAACCCCTTTCtccaacagattatctctgttccTACGGTTATATCACCCCCTCCCCAACAGATTCCCTGTTTCTACGGTTCTATCACCCCCCCTTTCcccaacagattatctctgttccTACAGTTCTATCACCCCCTCCCGACAGATTATCTCTGTTTCTACGGTTCTATCACCCTCTTTCCCCAACAGTTTATCTCTGTTCCTACGGTTCTATCACCCTCTTTCcccaacagattatctctgttccTACGGTTCTATCACCCCCTCcccaacagattatctctgttccTACGGTTCTATCACCCTCTTTCcccaacagattatctctgttccTACGGTTCTATCACCCTCTTTCcccaacagattatctctgttccTACGGTTCTATTCCCCAACAGATTATTTCTGTTTCTACGGTTCTATTCcccaacagattatctctgttccTACAGTTCTATCACCCTCTTTCcccaacagattatctctgttccTACGGTTCTATCACCCCCTCCCCAACAGATTCTCTGTTTCTACGGTTCTATCACCCCACAACCCCAACAGTTTATCTCTGTTCCTACGGTTCTATCACCCCCTTTCtccaacagattatctctgttccTACGGTTCTATCAACCCCTCCCCCAACAGATTACCTCTGTTCCTACGGTTCTATTCcccaacagattatctctgttccTACGGTTCTATTCCCCAACAGATTACCTCTGTTCCTACGGTTCTATCACCCCCTTTCCCgaacagattatctctgttccTACGGTTCTATCACCCCCTTCCCCAACAGATTATCTCTACTTCTACGGTTCTATCACCCCCTTTCcccaacagattatctctgttccTACGGTTCTACCACCCCCCTTTCTCCAACAGATTACCTCTGTTCCTAATTTTCTATCATCCCCTCcccaacagattatctctgttccTTCGGTTCTATCACCCCTTCCAAACAAATTATCTCTGTTCCTACGGTTCTATTCCCCAACAGATTATCTCTCTTCCTACGGTTCTATTCCCCAACAGATTATCTCTACTCCTACGGTTCTATCACCCCCTTCCCCAACAGATTATCTCTACTTCTACGGTTCTATAACCCCCTCCTCAACATATTCCCTGTTTCTACGGTTCTATCACCTTCTTTCCCCAACAGATTATCTCTATCACCCCCTTTCtccaacagattatctctgttccTACGGTTCTATCAACCCCTCCCCCAACAGATTACCTCTGTTCCTACGGTTCTATTCcccaacagattatctctgttccTACGGTTCTATTCCCCAACAGATTACCTCTGTTCCTACGGTTCTATCACCCCCTTTCCCgaacagattatctctgttccTACGGTTCTATCACCCCCTTCCCCAACAGATTATCTCTACTTCTACGGTTCTATCACCCCCTTTCcccaacagattatctctgttccTACGGTTCTACCACCCCCCTTTCTCCAACAGATTACCTCTGTTCCTAATTTTCTATCATCCCCTCcccaacagattatctctgttccTTCGGTTCTATCACCCCTTCCAAACAAATTATCTCTGTTCCTACGGTTCTATTCCCCAACAGATTATCTCTACTCCTACGGTTCTATCACCCCCTTCCCCAACAGATTATCTCTACTTCTACGGTTCTATAACCCCCTCCTCAACATATTCCCTGTTTCTACGGTTCTATCACCTTCTTTCcccaacagattatctctgttccTACGGTTCTATCACCCTCTTTTCCCAACAGATTCTCTGTTCCTACGGTTCTATCACCCCTTTCCCCAACAGATTACCTCTGTTCCTACGGTTCTATCACCCCCTTTCCCAaacagattatctctgttccTACGGTTCTATCACCCCCTTCCCCAACAGATTATCTCTACTTCTACGGTTCTATAACCCCCTCCTCAACATATTCCCTGTTTCTACGGTTCTATCACCTTCTTTCCCCAACAGATTATGTCTGCTCCTACGGTTCTATCACCCCCTTCCCCAACAGATTATCTCTACTTCTACGGTTCTATAA
- the sergef gene encoding secretion-regulating guanine nucleotide exchange factor isoform X1: MDTSLLTELCVYTWGTNSYWQLGQGHVEDLSVPRLADGALQMGTVRQLSGGGGYSAVVSEKGELLVCGQNHRGQLGLGHSLAVTTFQLCPLIGQRVAHVSCGWDFTLVLTDHGQVLTCGSNAYGQLGVSEPITHSVVLLPIQSVREPVIRVAAGLRHSLTVTATGSVYQWGMGLSGQAKRALSPQPVPEHFTSKVPCLVPGLEQVILHSVAAGSAHCVSLTAEGDVFLWGSNKHGQLTSSSTDSFLPRPVLLDRSPLGGEKVTHVHSGWTHLVAQTESGRVFTWGRGNYGQLGRTELTNQSADQQSSSALRGAASHWTCVPAEVKILCGASQIACGSEHNLAIVGGRLLSWGWNEHGMCGDGSETDVSEPQPIPALRPLVIGCGAGHSMALCAVRTGEKESTEDMEIEQATL, encoded by the exons ATGGATACAAGCTTGCTGACAGAATTATGTGTCTACACGTGG GGAACCAACAGCTATTGGCAGTTAGGACAGGGCCATGTTGAAGACCTGTCAGTGCCCAGGCTCGCTGATGGAGCCCTACAGATGGGGACGGTGCGCCAACTCAGTGGAGGTGGTGGGTATTCGGCTGTGGTCTCTG agAAAGGAGAGCTGCTGGTGTGTGGCCAGAACCACAGAGGTCAGCTGGGACTGGGTCACAGTTTAGCGGTCACCACCTTTCAACTCTGTCCTCTCATTGGTCAGAGGGTTGCACACGTGTCCTGTGGTTGGGATTTCACACTCGTCCTCACTG ATCATGGCCAGGTACTGACGTGTGGATCTAATGCATACGGCCAGTTGGGTGTCTCAGAGCCAATCACTCATTCTGTGGTGCTGCTGCCCATTCAGTCTGTAAGGGAGCCAGTGATCAGAGTGGCAGCAGGACTCAGACATTCACTAACTGTCACTG CCACAGGTAGTGTTTACCAGTGGGGTATGGGTCTCTCTGGCCAGGCTAAGAGAGCTCTGAGTCCACAGCCTGTCCCAGAACACTTCACCTCCAAGGTACCTTGTCTGGTCCCAGGTCTGGAACAGGTGATTTTACACAGTGTTGCTGCAGGCTCCGCCCACTGTGTGAGCCTTACTG CTGAGGGAGATGTGTTCCTGTGGGGCAGTAATAAGCACGGCCAGCTGACCAGTAGCAGTACAGACTCCTTCCTACCCAGACCTGTCCTCCTAGACCGCTCACCACTGGGTGGAGAGAAGGTTACCCACGTTCACAGTGGCTGGACACACCTGGTGGCccaaacag AGAGTGGCCGTGTCTTCACTTGGGGCAGAGGCAATTATGGACAGCTGGGGAGGACAGAACTGACCAATCAGAGTGCAGATCAGCAGTCAAGTAGTGCATTGAGAGGAGCTGCCAGCCACTGGACATGTGTCCCTGCAGAAGTCAAGATCCTCTGTGGAGCCTCACAG ATTGCCTGTGGATCTGAACATAACCTTGCCATCGTAG gggGTCGCCTGCTCTCTTGGGGGTGGAACGAACATGGGATGTGTGGGGACGGTTCCGAGACAGATGTCAGCGAACCACAGCCCATTCCTGCCCTCCGGCCTCTTGTGATTGGCTGTGGCGCTGGCCACTCTATGGCATTGTGTGCTGTGAGGACAGGTGAAAAGGAGTCTACAGAGGACATGGAGATAGAACAAGCTACCCTATAG
- the sergef gene encoding secretion-regulating guanine nucleotide exchange factor isoform X2, with product MDTSLLTELCVYTWGTNSYWQLGQGHVEDLSVPRLADGALQMGTVRQLSGGGGYSAVVSEKGELLVCGQNHRGQLGLGHSLAVTTFQLCPLIGQRVAHVSCGWDFTLVLTDHGQVLTCGSNAYGQLGVSEPITHSVVLLPIQSVREPVIRVAAGLRHSLTVTATGSVYQWGMGLSGQAKRALSPQPVPEHFTSKVPCLVPGLEQVILHSVAAGSAHCVSLTAEGDVFLWGSNKHGQLTSSSTDSFLPRPVLLDRSPLGGEKVTHVHSGWTHLVAQTESGRVFTWGRGNYGQLGRTELTNQSADQQSSSALRGAASHWTCVPAEVKILCGASQIACGSEHNLAIVGQ from the exons ATGGATACAAGCTTGCTGACAGAATTATGTGTCTACACGTGG GGAACCAACAGCTATTGGCAGTTAGGACAGGGCCATGTTGAAGACCTGTCAGTGCCCAGGCTCGCTGATGGAGCCCTACAGATGGGGACGGTGCGCCAACTCAGTGGAGGTGGTGGGTATTCGGCTGTGGTCTCTG agAAAGGAGAGCTGCTGGTGTGTGGCCAGAACCACAGAGGTCAGCTGGGACTGGGTCACAGTTTAGCGGTCACCACCTTTCAACTCTGTCCTCTCATTGGTCAGAGGGTTGCACACGTGTCCTGTGGTTGGGATTTCACACTCGTCCTCACTG ATCATGGCCAGGTACTGACGTGTGGATCTAATGCATACGGCCAGTTGGGTGTCTCAGAGCCAATCACTCATTCTGTGGTGCTGCTGCCCATTCAGTCTGTAAGGGAGCCAGTGATCAGAGTGGCAGCAGGACTCAGACATTCACTAACTGTCACTG CCACAGGTAGTGTTTACCAGTGGGGTATGGGTCTCTCTGGCCAGGCTAAGAGAGCTCTGAGTCCACAGCCTGTCCCAGAACACTTCACCTCCAAGGTACCTTGTCTGGTCCCAGGTCTGGAACAGGTGATTTTACACAGTGTTGCTGCAGGCTCCGCCCACTGTGTGAGCCTTACTG CTGAGGGAGATGTGTTCCTGTGGGGCAGTAATAAGCACGGCCAGCTGACCAGTAGCAGTACAGACTCCTTCCTACCCAGACCTGTCCTCCTAGACCGCTCACCACTGGGTGGAGAGAAGGTTACCCACGTTCACAGTGGCTGGACACACCTGGTGGCccaaacag AGAGTGGCCGTGTCTTCACTTGGGGCAGAGGCAATTATGGACAGCTGGGGAGGACAGAACTGACCAATCAGAGTGCAGATCAGCAGTCAAGTAGTGCATTGAGAGGAGCTGCCAGCCACTGGACATGTGTCCCTGCAGAAGTCAAGATCCTCTGTGGAGCCTCACAG ATTGCCTGTGGATCTGAACATAACCTTGCCATCGTAG gacaatga